The following are encoded in a window of Tessaracoccus flavescens genomic DNA:
- a CDS encoding alpha-amylase family glycosyl hydrolase, with protein MSEVIAIDESSWSTADWALGAHPSAEGMTFAVYAPVATRVLLEIYPEAMGAFASASFPLAKGQDGVWRGKLQGLQLNALYGYRVWGPNWTYDEEWTPGSSAGFVADLDEAGNRFNPNKVLFDPYAREITHNLYTDKLAKLGVNDGVFGGGGDDVNGVPRRLIDTAIYAPKGVVIADYTEVTAKPNIPGERTAIYEVSVDQATAHPSSTRLGDLLADEPGFGAVANIPDEYRGTYKGVGMLAPYLKALGLTTIELLPVHETNASESGRDSKTNSWGYMTLDFFAPNRLYAHDQSWGGPTREFKEMVSAFHDVGLEVYLDVVYNHTAEGGNWGGDVNTVGFTTLGGFATAEYYQMTESKTLVDGATGTGNQINYSSDVARQLVLDSLRYWTDDMQVDGFRFDLATVLGRLPGDADPEDWGNQKRFFSDHPLLVAIADFANENDIEVIAEAWDLWGYEVGNFPKGWGEWNGRYRDAVRRFTKGDGNAPGFVDMFNGDYHHFHTSGGAQKTINFVDAHDGFNMADLVSYQKKNNDQPYPFGPSDGGSDDNLSWDSGGSQPLRRQRVRNLWAILFLSRGVPMVVAGDEFGRTQNGNNNPWELHSLAMCNNYAMIPTNAPQRVPVEAGVEAQYHDNFGEFDTDADVNGLFRFATFIANLRQRHDALQQNHWGDLLADDQDVSYLFRTPSGQGHPVDGDRAVGVYINSPGDNFWVMINMASVPITFTAPELEVGTWRALINTDVSEESHCNYWPEGEGPNVSGAVELPAWTVAVWQERSSDHR; from the coding sequence ATGTCCGAAGTCATCGCCATCGACGAGTCCTCCTGGTCGACCGCGGATTGGGCGCTCGGCGCCCACCCGTCGGCCGAAGGGATGACCTTCGCGGTCTACGCGCCAGTCGCCACCCGAGTCCTGCTCGAGATCTACCCCGAGGCCATGGGTGCGTTCGCCAGCGCCTCTTTCCCCCTCGCCAAGGGCCAGGACGGGGTCTGGCGCGGCAAGCTCCAGGGCCTCCAGCTCAACGCCCTCTACGGCTACCGCGTCTGGGGCCCGAACTGGACCTATGACGAGGAGTGGACCCCGGGGTCGTCCGCAGGCTTCGTGGCCGATCTCGACGAGGCGGGCAACCGGTTCAACCCCAACAAGGTCCTCTTCGACCCGTACGCGCGCGAGATCACGCACAACCTGTACACGGACAAGCTCGCGAAGCTCGGCGTCAACGACGGCGTATTCGGAGGCGGAGGCGACGACGTCAACGGCGTGCCCCGTCGCCTGATCGACACCGCCATCTACGCGCCGAAGGGCGTCGTGATCGCCGACTACACCGAGGTGACGGCCAAGCCGAACATCCCGGGCGAGCGCACCGCCATCTACGAGGTCTCCGTCGACCAGGCGACCGCGCATCCGTCCTCGACCCGGCTCGGCGATCTGCTCGCCGACGAGCCCGGCTTCGGCGCCGTCGCCAACATCCCCGACGAGTACCGCGGCACCTACAAGGGCGTCGGCATGCTCGCCCCCTACCTCAAGGCGCTCGGCCTGACCACGATCGAGCTGCTGCCCGTGCACGAGACCAACGCCTCCGAGTCGGGCCGCGACTCGAAGACCAACTCGTGGGGCTACATGACGCTGGACTTCTTCGCGCCCAACCGGCTCTACGCCCACGACCAGAGCTGGGGCGGCCCGACGCGCGAGTTCAAGGAGATGGTCTCGGCCTTCCACGACGTCGGCCTCGAGGTCTACCTCGATGTCGTCTACAACCACACCGCCGAGGGCGGCAACTGGGGAGGCGACGTCAACACCGTCGGTTTCACGACGCTCGGCGGCTTCGCCACGGCGGAGTACTACCAGATGACCGAGTCGAAGACCCTCGTCGACGGCGCGACCGGGACCGGTAACCAGATCAACTACTCCTCCGACGTGGCGCGCCAGCTCGTCCTCGACTCGCTGAGGTACTGGACCGACGACATGCAGGTCGACGGGTTCCGCTTCGACCTCGCCACCGTGCTCGGCCGCCTTCCGGGCGACGCCGATCCCGAGGACTGGGGCAATCAGAAGCGGTTCTTCAGCGACCACCCGCTCCTGGTGGCGATCGCCGACTTCGCGAACGAGAACGACATCGAGGTCATCGCCGAGGCCTGGGATCTCTGGGGCTACGAGGTCGGAAACTTCCCCAAGGGCTGGGGCGAGTGGAACGGCCGCTACCGCGACGCAGTGCGCCGGTTCACCAAGGGCGACGGCAACGCGCCCGGCTTCGTCGACATGTTCAACGGCGACTACCACCACTTCCACACCTCGGGTGGGGCGCAGAAGACGATCAACTTCGTCGACGCGCACGACGGCTTCAACATGGCCGACCTGGTCAGCTACCAGAAGAAGAACAACGACCAGCCCTACCCCTTCGGCCCGTCCGACGGCGGATCCGACGACAACCTCTCCTGGGATTCGGGGGGCTCGCAGCCGCTTCGCCGCCAGCGCGTCCGCAACCTGTGGGCGATCCTCTTCCTTTCGCGTGGCGTCCCCATGGTCGTTGCGGGCGACGAGTTCGGCCGCACCCAGAACGGCAACAACAACCCGTGGGAGCTGCACTCGCTCGCCATGTGCAACAACTACGCCATGATCCCGACCAACGCCCCGCAGCGGGTGCCCGTCGAGGCAGGCGTCGAGGCGCAGTACCACGACAACTTCGGTGAGTTCGACACCGATGCCGACGTGAACGGGCTGTTCCGGTTCGCCACCTTCATCGCGAACCTGCGCCAGCGGCATGACGCCCTCCAGCAGAACCACTGGGGCGATCTGCTCGCCGACGACCAGGACGTGTCCTACCTCTTCCGCACCCCGTCCGGCCAGGGCCACCCGGTTGACGGGGACCGCGCAGTGGGTGTTTACATCAACTCTCCCGGCGACAACTTCTGGGTGATGATCAACATGGCGAGCGTGCCGATCACGTTCACCGCCCCCGAACTGGAGGTGGGAACCTGGCGCGCGCTGATCAACACCGATGTCAGCGAGGAGTCGCACTGCAACTACTGGCCGGAGGGCGAGGGCCCGAACGTCTCCGGCGCCGTTGAACTGCCTGCGTGGACGGTTGCCGTGTGGCAGGAGCGTTCGTCAGATCACCGCTGA
- a CDS encoding diacylglycerol/lipid kinase family protein → MPNAAVVYNPTKLKRDALDEVLELARKKAGWSETRWYETEKGSPGTEQARQAVEDGCDVVIAVGGDGTVRAVAEGLAGSDVPLALVPRGTGNLLAKNLKLPIYDLPAAVQIALEGPNRDIDLGFVDWKRPEGEEERKAFVVIAGMGLDAQIMSSTDEELKKKVGVLAYVKAGMTALLKDRRMLIQYRVDDDSPKQAKVHTILVGNVGTIGHNVTLMPDASVDDGQLDIVAAQPSGPFGWFRLAWRVLVDNTLLRKVKPRKWRDRDDNAKELSYRQAKEVTLVLREPEEIQLDGDPFGKIRAVRVSVEPNGLGVKMPMGWAPGPKHAA, encoded by the coding sequence ATGCCAAACGCTGCAGTCGTCTACAACCCGACCAAGCTCAAGCGCGACGCGCTTGACGAGGTGCTCGAGCTCGCCAGGAAGAAGGCGGGTTGGAGCGAGACCAGGTGGTACGAGACCGAGAAGGGCTCGCCCGGCACCGAACAGGCGCGACAGGCCGTCGAGGACGGCTGCGACGTCGTGATCGCCGTCGGCGGTGACGGGACGGTCCGTGCGGTCGCCGAGGGCCTCGCCGGATCGGACGTGCCGCTGGCGCTCGTCCCGCGGGGCACCGGCAACCTTCTGGCCAAGAACCTGAAGCTGCCGATCTACGACCTGCCTGCCGCCGTGCAGATCGCGCTCGAGGGCCCCAATCGTGACATCGATCTCGGCTTCGTGGACTGGAAGCGTCCCGAAGGCGAGGAGGAACGCAAGGCGTTCGTCGTCATCGCGGGCATGGGCCTCGACGCCCAGATCATGTCGTCGACGGACGAGGAGCTGAAGAAGAAGGTCGGCGTGCTCGCCTACGTGAAGGCCGGCATGACCGCCCTGCTGAAGGACCGTCGGATGCTGATCCAGTACCGCGTCGACGACGATTCCCCGAAGCAGGCGAAGGTGCACACGATCCTCGTCGGCAACGTCGGGACAATCGGCCACAACGTCACCCTGATGCCGGACGCCTCGGTCGACGACGGCCAGCTCGACATCGTCGCGGCCCAGCCAAGCGGGCCGTTCGGCTGGTTCCGTCTCGCGTGGCGGGTGCTGGTTGACAACACCCTGCTGCGCAAGGTCAAGCCCCGCAAGTGGCGCGACCGCGACGACAACGCCAAGGAGCTCAGCTACCGCCAGGCCAAGGAGGTCACGCTCGTGCTGCGCGAGCCTGAGGAGATTCAGCTCGACGGCGACCCCTTCGGCAAGATCCGCGCGGTGCGCGTCTCGGTCGAGCCGAACGGGCTCGGCGTCAAGATGCCGATGGGCTGGGCGCCGGGCCCCAAACACGCCGCCTGA